A genomic segment from Labrus bergylta chromosome 3, fLabBer1.1, whole genome shotgun sequence encodes:
- the LOC136178615 gene encoding zinc finger protein ZFP2-like, with protein MAGFKDLKELFSRRLLAAVIRDITEERTTSGYEEELHRQRKLLDVILTPEIKLQRTDVQQLLVSKEELPPEQQEWSHILDQEDTKPQHIKEEHEELWLSQEEEQLQGLEAADTTKFPFTPVSVKSEDDEEKPQSSQLHQRQTEQMETGVDGEDCGGAEPDRDSDPERRLQPETEVETEDSGEPETVDSDDWKETREDLSELNLKNKKLKTGKRQHSCSECGKRFNQKGNLTTHMLVHTGEKVFSCSVCSKSFTQRQHLTKHMLVHTREKPFSCSVCSKSFTQRQHLTTHMLVHTGEKAFSCSVCSKSFTQRQHLTKHMLVHTREKPFSCSVCSKSFTQSGSLTKHMLVHTGEKAFSCSVCSKSFTLRENLTKHMLVHTGEKPFSCSVCSKSFTQSGNLTKHMLVHTGEKPFSCSVCSKSFTQSGSLTKHMLVHTGEKAFICSVCSKSFTQRGSLTKHMLVHTGEKAFICSVCSKSFTHRRSLTRHMLVHTGEKAFSCSECGKKFNRKETLTTHMLVHTGEKAFSCSVCSKSFTHRQSLNTHMLVHTGEKAFSCSGKKELFKGRGQASYQVPRFTNFTAEHHEVGCETGSAVPGCSVSHDSVGDPKVPVSALGCCGQNLLQGGVKSFYRSIRLWSKRLPSELVCVSPQCVPHSTAISLDILKTIEENLEMEEWE; from the exons ATGGCCGGGTTTAAGGATCTTAAAGAGTTATTCAGTCGACGGCTGCTCGCTGCGGTTATCAGAgatataacagaagaaagaacaacaagtggatacgaagaggagctccaccgacaaagaaaactgctggatgtgattttaactcctgaaatcaagctacagagaacag atgtccagcagctgttggtgagtaaagaagagcttccacctgagcagcaggagtggagccacattctggaccaggaggacactaagccccaacacattaaagaagaacatgaggaactgtggctcagtcaggaggaagaacagcttcaaggactggaggcggctgataccaccaagttccccttcactcctgtctctgtgaagagtgaagatgatgaagagaaacctcagtcctcacagcttcatcagagacaaactgaacagatggaaacaggagttgatggagaggactgtggaggagcagaaccagatagagactcagatccagagagacgtttacaaccagagactgaggtcgaGACTGAAGACTCTGGTGAACCTGAGACTGttgacagtgatgattggaaagagacaagagaagatctgtcagaattaaacttgaaaaacaagaaactaaagactggtaagagacaacacagctgctcggagtgtggtaaaagatttaaccagaAAGGgaatctgaccacacacatgttagttcatacaggagagaaagtcttcagctgctctgtttgcagtaaaagttttacccaaagacaacatctgaccaaacacatgttagttcatacaagagagaaacccttcagctgctctgtttgcagtaaaagttttacccaaagacaacatctgaccacacacatgttagttcatacaggagagaaagccttcagctgctctgtttgcagtaaaagttttacccaaagacaacatctgaccaaacacatgttagttcatacaagggagaaacccttcagctgctctgtttgcagtaaaagttttacccaaagtggaagtctgacaaaacacatgttagttcatacaggagagaaagccttcagctgctctgtttgtagtaaaagctttaccctaagagaaaatctgacaaaacacatgttagttcatacaggagagaaacccttcagctgctctgtttgtagtaaaagctttacccaaagtggaaatctgacaaaacacatgttagttcatacaggagagaaacccttcagctgctctgtctgcagtaaaagctttacccaaagtggaagtctgacaaaacacatgttagttcatacaggagagaaagccttcatctgctctgtttgcagtaaaagctttacccaaagaggaagtttgacaaaacacatgttagttcatacaggagagaaagccttcatctgctctgtttgcagtaaaagctttacccataGACGAAGTCTGActagacacatgttagttcatacaggagagaaagccttcagctgctctgagtgtggtaaaaagTTTAACCGGAAAGAgactctgaccacacacatgttagttcatacaggagagaaagccttcagttgctctgtttgcagtaaaagctttacccataGACAaagtctgaacacacacatgttagttcatacaggagagaaagcattcagctgctct gggaagaaggagctgtttaaGGGTCGGGGGCAGGCCAGTTACCAGGTCCCCCGGTTCACTAACTTCACGGCTGAACATCATGAAGTTGGGTGTGAAACTGGTAGCGCTGTGCCTGGTTGCTCTGTAAGCCATGACAGCGTAGGGGATCCTAAGGTCCCCGTGTCAGCGCTCGGCTGTTGTGGCCAGAATCTTCTGCAGGGTGGAGTTAAATCTTTCTACCGGTCCATCAGACTGTGGTCGAAAAG gttgccttcag agctcgtctgtgtttctcctcagtgcGTCCCCCACAGCACCGCGATCAGTTTAGACATCCTGAAGACGATCGAGGAGAACTTGGAGATGGAGGAATGG GAGTGA